The Variovorax paradoxus genome window below encodes:
- a CDS encoding isocitrate/isopropylmalate dehydrogenase family protein: MTNKNIPSLRIGILDGDDIGHEIVPASVDIARAAAELHGVAVDWHPLPIGARALQTHGHTLPPGTLETLRTLDGWLLGPIGHRAYPKGPNAINPHPILRKTFNLFANVRPTRSYPDIGCLHDGVDLVIVRENNEGFQPDRNMVAGSGEFRPNDEVTLSVRVITRTGSRRVARAAFELARQRRKHLTYVHKDTVFKLGCGMFVEECRKLAEEYPDVRVDDVIVDTFAMRLVRDPQSFDVVVTTNMFGDILSDEAAGLVGGLGMAPGLCIGDGDIAMAQATHGSAPDIAGQGIANPYAMIESTRMLFDWLGHSRGNDGAVRMAASMSRATTAALADRSARTGDIRGSGNTVAFTKAVLRNLSA, encoded by the coding sequence ATGACGAACAAAAACATTCCATCGCTTCGCATCGGCATCCTCGACGGCGACGACATCGGCCACGAGATCGTGCCCGCCTCGGTCGACATCGCGCGCGCGGCCGCCGAGCTGCACGGCGTGGCCGTCGACTGGCATCCGCTGCCGATCGGCGCACGCGCGCTCCAGACCCACGGCCACACCCTGCCGCCCGGCACGCTCGAGACCCTGCGCACGCTCGACGGCTGGCTCCTCGGGCCCATCGGCCACCGCGCCTATCCCAAGGGACCGAACGCGATCAACCCGCATCCGATCCTGCGCAAGACCTTCAACCTGTTCGCCAACGTGCGGCCCACGCGCTCGTACCCGGACATCGGCTGCCTGCACGATGGCGTCGACCTGGTGATCGTGCGCGAGAACAACGAGGGCTTCCAGCCCGACCGCAACATGGTGGCGGGTTCGGGCGAGTTCCGGCCCAACGACGAAGTCACGCTGTCGGTGCGCGTGATCACCCGCACCGGCAGCCGGCGCGTGGCGCGCGCGGCCTTCGAACTCGCACGCCAGCGCCGCAAGCACCTGACCTATGTGCACAAGGACACCGTGTTCAAGCTCGGCTGCGGCATGTTCGTCGAGGAGTGCCGCAAGCTCGCCGAGGAGTACCCCGACGTGCGCGTGGACGACGTGATCGTCGACACCTTCGCGATGCGGCTGGTGCGCGATCCGCAGAGCTTCGACGTGGTGGTCACGACCAACATGTTCGGCGACATCCTCTCGGACGAGGCGGCCGGCCTGGTCGGCGGCCTGGGCATGGCGCCGGGGTTGTGCATCGGCGACGGCGACATCGCGATGGCGCAGGCCACGCACGGCTCGGCGCCCGACATCGCGGGGCAGGGCATCGCCAATCCCTACGCGATGATCGAGTCGACGCGCATGCTGTTCGACTGGCTCGGCCACAGCCGTGGCAACGATGGCGCGGTGCGCATGGCGGCGTCGATGTCGCGCGCCACCACGGCCGCGCTGGCCGATCGTTCGGCGCGCACCGGCGACATCCGCGGCAGCGGCAACACAGTGGCGTTCACGAAGGCCGTGCTGCGCAACCTGAGTGCCTGA
- a CDS encoding alpha/beta hydrolase — MNVHHRNNIRIQGSGPTAIVFAHGFGCDQNMWRLVAPRFADRYKVVTFDLVGAGQSDLDAYDAAKYSSLQGYADDLLEVVRDVATGPAIFAGHSVSGMIGLLAELKSPGTFAAQVMIGPSPCYIDDGDYVGGFAREDIDSLLDTLDSNYLGWASSMAPAIMGVPERPELGEELTASFCRTDPDITRQFARVTFLSDNREDLGKLRTPTLIVQSSEDLIAPLVVGEYIHRVLPHSTLRVVENVGHCPHLSAPGACCDAIEAFLAALPLASA; from the coding sequence ATGAACGTCCACCACCGAAACAACATCCGGATCCAGGGTTCCGGGCCGACAGCCATCGTCTTCGCCCATGGATTCGGATGCGACCAGAACATGTGGCGACTCGTGGCGCCACGGTTCGCGGATCGCTACAAGGTGGTGACCTTCGACCTGGTGGGCGCCGGCCAGTCGGACCTCGATGCCTACGACGCCGCGAAGTACTCGAGCCTCCAGGGTTACGCCGACGACCTGCTCGAGGTCGTCCGCGACGTGGCGACGGGCCCCGCGATCTTCGCGGGCCACTCCGTCAGCGGCATGATCGGCCTGCTCGCCGAGCTGAAGTCGCCCGGCACCTTCGCGGCGCAGGTGATGATCGGCCCCTCGCCGTGCTACATCGACGATGGCGACTACGTGGGCGGCTTCGCGCGCGAGGACATCGACTCGCTGCTCGACACGCTCGACAGCAACTACCTCGGCTGGGCGAGCAGCATGGCGCCCGCCATCATGGGCGTGCCCGAGCGGCCCGAGCTCGGCGAGGAGCTCACGGCGAGCTTCTGCCGCACCGACCCGGACATCACCAGGCAGTTCGCTCGGGTCACCTTCCTGTCCGACAACCGCGAGGACCTGGGGAAGCTGCGCACGCCCACGCTCATCGTCCAGTCGTCCGAGGACCTGATCGCGCCGCTCGTCGTTGGCGAGTACATCCACCGGGTCCTCCCCCACAGCACCCTGCGTGTCGTCGAGAACGTCGGCCACTGCCCTCACCTGAGCGCGCCGGGCGCGTGCTGCGATGCGATCGAGGCCTTCCTCGCCGCGCTGCCGCTTGCGTCGGCGTGA
- a CDS encoding MmgE/PrpD family protein has translation MARNTHVSADTSAPPVTAILARFVATHPSRGWSDAVEREAHRTFYNWLGCAIGAARHEAAEAAIAAVRMLEPAPQASVPGRADKVDMASAALVNGITSHTFDFDDTHLKTIIHPAGPVASALLALGEHRGASGRQLIDALVLGIDVACRIGNTMYPDHYDRGWHITGSTGMLGAAAGCARLLGLDEHRTAMAIGIAASQPVGLREQFGTMTKPFHPGAAARAGLMSALLASQGFTASERALEAPRGFVQVASDKRAWHEVTDELGERFEISFNTYKPFACGIVIHPSIDACVRLRAQGIAPEDVERIELRVHSLVLELTGKKEPKDGLQGKFSVYHGCAVGLIHGRAGEEEFSDAMVNDPRVVALRNRVQAVVDDGIAEESVHVSALLRDGRRVEVQVDHAIGSMHNPLSDAQLEAKFDALAVPLLGAQRSGRITEVCRTLAALPDLRTLTALTAPSA, from the coding sequence GTGGCCCGCAACACGCACGTTTCCGCCGACACCTCGGCCCCTCCCGTCACCGCCATCCTGGCCCGCTTCGTCGCCACGCATCCCTCGCGCGGCTGGAGCGACGCGGTCGAGCGCGAGGCGCATCGCACCTTCTACAACTGGCTCGGCTGCGCGATCGGCGCGGCGCGCCACGAGGCGGCCGAGGCCGCGATCGCCGCCGTGCGCATGCTCGAGCCGGCGCCGCAGGCCAGCGTGCCGGGGCGCGCCGACAAGGTCGACATGGCCAGCGCGGCGCTCGTCAACGGCATCACCTCGCACACTTTCGATTTCGACGACACGCACCTCAAGACCATCATCCATCCGGCCGGCCCGGTGGCCTCGGCGCTGCTCGCGCTCGGCGAGCACCGCGGGGCCTCGGGCCGCCAGCTGATCGACGCGTTGGTGCTCGGCATCGACGTAGCCTGCCGCATCGGCAACACCATGTACCCCGACCACTACGACCGCGGCTGGCACATCACGGGCTCGACCGGCATGCTCGGCGCGGCCGCGGGTTGCGCGCGGCTGCTGGGACTGGACGAACACCGCACGGCGATGGCGATCGGCATCGCGGCCTCGCAGCCCGTGGGCCTGCGCGAGCAGTTCGGCACCATGACCAAGCCCTTCCATCCGGGCGCCGCGGCGCGCGCGGGCCTGATGTCGGCGCTGCTCGCGAGCCAGGGCTTCACGGCCAGCGAACGGGCGCTCGAGGCGCCGCGTGGCTTCGTGCAGGTGGCTTCCGACAAGCGGGCCTGGCACGAGGTCACCGACGAGCTCGGCGAGCGCTTCGAGATCTCCTTCAACACCTACAAGCCCTTCGCCTGCGGCATCGTGATCCATCCGAGCATCGACGCCTGCGTGCGGCTGCGCGCGCAGGGCATCGCGCCCGAGGACGTGGAACGCATCGAGCTGCGCGTGCATTCGCTGGTGCTCGAGCTCACGGGCAAGAAGGAACCGAAGGACGGGCTGCAGGGCAAGTTCAGCGTCTACCACGGCTGCGCCGTCGGCCTGATCCATGGCCGTGCGGGCGAGGAGGAGTTCTCGGATGCGATGGTCAACGACCCGCGCGTGGTCGCGCTGCGCAACCGGGTGCAGGCGGTGGTCGACGACGGCATCGCGGAGGAGTCGGTGCATGTGAGCGCGCTGCTGCGCGATGGCCGGCGCGTCGAGGTGCAGGTCGATCACGCGATCGGCTCGATGCACAACCCGCTGTCCGATGCGCAGCTCGAGGCCAAGTTCGACGCGCTCGCGGTGCCGCTGCTCGGCGCGCAGCGTTCGGGCCGGATCACCGAGGTGTGCCGCACGCTGGCCGCGCTGCCCGACCTGCGCACGCTGACCGCACTGACCGCGCCTTCGGCTTGA
- a CDS encoding zinc-binding dehydrogenase codes for MQSFWMRMSEAGGVLEQREVPVPTAGPGQLLVRLHAASLNRGEFLASHGASGAWRPAGGEGAGRVVDVGNAVSGFQVGDRVMGRCAGAFAEYSLMEAAEAMAVPQALSWEEAASIPLAFLVAFDMLVLQGRLQPGEWLLVNGVSSGVGVASLQLGKALGARVIGTSGSADKLAALAPLGLDVALPTRAADFAPAVLRATEDKGANLVVNTVGGSVFAENLRAMAFEGRHATVGHVDGVLHAELDLEALHARRLVLFGVSNKLRTKAQRASGVPRFVAEVLPLFAAGRIRPRIDQVVAFDELPAAKARMEAGAHVGKIVLRMPGGQDSDRP; via the coding sequence ATGCAGTCCTTCTGGATGCGGATGAGCGAGGCGGGCGGCGTGCTCGAGCAACGCGAGGTGCCGGTGCCCACCGCGGGTCCGGGACAGTTGCTGGTGCGCCTGCATGCGGCATCGCTCAACCGGGGCGAGTTCCTGGCGAGCCACGGCGCTTCGGGTGCTTGGCGTCCGGCCGGCGGGGAGGGTGCAGGCAGGGTGGTCGATGTTGGAAATGCCGTTAGTGGATTTCAAGTCGGCGATCGCGTGATGGGCCGCTGCGCCGGGGCCTTCGCCGAGTACTCGCTGATGGAAGCGGCCGAGGCCATGGCCGTGCCGCAGGCGCTGTCGTGGGAAGAGGCCGCGAGCATTCCGCTGGCCTTCCTGGTTGCGTTCGACATGCTGGTGCTGCAGGGCCGGCTGCAGCCCGGCGAATGGCTGCTGGTCAACGGCGTGTCCTCGGGCGTCGGGGTGGCGTCGCTGCAACTGGGCAAGGCGCTCGGCGCGCGCGTCATCGGCACCTCGGGCTCGGCCGACAAGCTCGCGGCCCTCGCGCCGCTGGGGCTCGACGTCGCGCTGCCCACCCGCGCCGCCGATTTCGCGCCGGCCGTGCTGCGGGCCACCGAGGACAAGGGCGCGAACCTCGTCGTCAACACGGTCGGCGGTTCGGTGTTCGCCGAGAACCTGCGCGCGATGGCCTTCGAGGGACGGCACGCGACCGTGGGCCATGTCGATGGCGTGCTGCATGCCGAGCTCGACCTCGAGGCCCTGCATGCGCGGCGGCTGGTGCTGTTCGGCGTGTCGAACAAGCTGCGCACCAAGGCCCAGCGTGCCTCGGGCGTGCCGCGTTTCGTCGCCGAGGTGCTGCCGCTGTTCGCGGCCGGGCGCATCCGGCCGCGCATCGACCAGGTGGTGGCGTTCGACGAACTGCCGGCGGCCAAGGCGCGAATGGAGGCTGGGGCGCATGTCGGGAAGATCGTGCTGCGCATGCCGGGCGGACAGGACAGCGACCGCCCCTGA
- a CDS encoding PAS domain-containing sensor histidine kinase, producing the protein MTQAIPDLASLFDEAPCGLLVTTRDGTIVKANGTFCDWIGIPRDELVGAKRLQDLFTMGGRIFHQTHWAPSLQMQGSLAEVKFDLRHRDGRTIPMILNARRRQRPEGEFDEIAAFAAEDRSRYERELMGARRKADALLEAERETRSLMRDRALFAEQMVGIVSHDLRNPLSAILMGVQMLEHVEGERRTRILGHVRHSADRARRLIEELLDFTQARVGKGLTVNLRAIDLHEVVDGALAELRLAYPGRTIEYMPEGDSACVADADRLAQLIGNLVSNAAAYGQVDTPVFVRSGVAGATAEIVVRNLGAPIPDAVLADMFEPMVRGETGSNTVRSVGLGLFIVREIARAHGGDMSVTSTVADGTSFGLRFPAHAEAP; encoded by the coding sequence ATGACGCAGGCCATCCCCGACCTCGCCAGCCTCTTCGACGAGGCACCGTGCGGCCTGCTCGTGACGACGCGCGACGGCACGATCGTCAAGGCCAACGGCACCTTCTGCGACTGGATCGGCATTCCTCGCGACGAACTCGTCGGCGCGAAGCGACTGCAGGACCTGTTCACCATGGGCGGCCGGATCTTCCATCAGACGCACTGGGCGCCTTCGCTGCAGATGCAGGGATCGCTGGCCGAGGTGAAGTTCGACCTGCGCCATCGCGACGGCCGGACCATCCCCATGATCCTCAACGCCCGCCGGCGCCAGCGGCCCGAAGGCGAGTTCGACGAGATCGCGGCCTTCGCCGCCGAGGACCGCAGCCGCTACGAACGCGAGCTGATGGGTGCCAGGCGCAAGGCCGACGCGCTGCTCGAGGCCGAGCGCGAGACCCGCAGCCTGATGCGGGACCGCGCGTTGTTCGCCGAGCAGATGGTCGGCATCGTGAGCCACGACCTGCGCAATCCGCTGTCGGCCATCCTGATGGGGGTCCAGATGCTCGAGCATGTCGAGGGCGAGCGCCGTACCCGCATCCTGGGGCACGTGCGGCACTCGGCCGACCGGGCACGGCGGCTCATCGAGGAGCTGCTGGACTTCACCCAGGCACGCGTCGGCAAGGGCCTCACCGTCAACCTCCGGGCGATCGACCTGCACGAGGTGGTCGACGGCGCGCTGGCGGAGTTGCGCCTGGCCTACCCGGGCCGGACGATCGAGTACATGCCCGAAGGCGACAGCGCCTGCGTGGCGGACGCCGACCGTCTCGCGCAGCTGATCGGCAACCTCGTGAGCAACGCGGCCGCATACGGCCAGGTCGACACGCCCGTGTTCGTCCGTTCGGGCGTGGCCGGCGCCACGGCCGAGATCGTGGTGCGCAATCTCGGCGCGCCCATTCCCGACGCGGTGCTGGCCGACATGTTCGAACCCATGGTCCGCGGCGAGACCGGCAGCAACACCGTGCGCAGCGTCGGGCTGGGCCTCTTCATCGTCCGCGAGATCGCGCGCGCCCATGGCGGCGACATGAGCGTGACGTCGACGGTGGCCGATGGCACTTCGTTTGGCCTGCGCTTTCCCGCGCATGCCGAAGCGCCATGA
- a CDS encoding LysR family transcriptional regulator translates to MLKPSLADLRAFVTVGELQSFAAAARTLHLSQPALSRRISHLEELLGVRLFDRTTRSVELTLLGRRFLGQIRGLVDDLDRSVLSLRDAAELEAGDVTIGCVLSTVHHFMPPVIQAFRARHPHVLVRIIEEGADEVLASVKQGEADFALNYIGMQDSEVEFTPLLKEPYVLACPADHPLARRKSVGWEELAQYPHARVSQASRNRLFIDQALAELPPLPRPVCEVRHVSTLIGMVENGLGVAVVPQLTLPRKPAAVVGVRLERPEIGRTIGVIRRAGRSLSPAAAAFLEMLALASRSSVGPAKAAKAAKARSPQRTRRS, encoded by the coding sequence ATGCTGAAGCCCTCGCTGGCCGACCTGCGCGCCTTCGTCACCGTGGGCGAGCTGCAGAGCTTCGCCGCGGCGGCGCGCACCCTGCACCTGTCGCAGCCCGCGCTGTCGCGGCGCATCTCGCACCTCGAGGAACTGCTGGGCGTGCGCCTGTTCGACCGCACCACGCGCAGCGTCGAGCTCACCCTGCTGGGCCGGCGCTTCCTCGGCCAGATCCGCGGCCTGGTCGACGACCTCGACCGCTCCGTGCTGAGCCTGCGCGACGCGGCCGAGCTCGAGGCCGGCGACGTCACCATCGGCTGCGTGCTGTCGACCGTGCACCACTTCATGCCGCCTGTGATCCAGGCCTTCCGCGCGCGTCATCCGCATGTGCTGGTGCGCATCATCGAGGAGGGTGCCGACGAGGTGCTCGCCAGCGTGAAGCAGGGCGAGGCCGATTTCGCGCTCAACTACATCGGCATGCAGGACTCCGAGGTGGAGTTCACGCCGCTGCTCAAGGAGCCCTACGTGCTGGCCTGCCCCGCGGACCATCCGCTGGCGCGGCGCAAGTCCGTGGGCTGGGAGGAGCTCGCCCAGTACCCGCATGCGCGCGTCTCGCAGGCCAGCCGCAACCGCCTGTTCATCGACCAGGCCCTGGCCGAGCTGCCGCCGCTGCCGCGCCCGGTGTGCGAGGTGCGCCACGTCTCCACGCTGATCGGCATGGTCGAGAACGGCCTCGGCGTGGCCGTGGTGCCGCAGCTCACCTTGCCACGCAAGCCGGCGGCCGTGGTGGGCGTGCGGCTGGAACGGCCCGAGATCGGGCGCACCATCGGCGTGATCCGGCGCGCGGGGCGCAGCCTGTCGCCGGCGGCGGCGGCGTTTCTGGAGATGCTGGCGCTGGCGAGCCGCTCGAGCGTGGGGCCGGCCAAGGCGGCCAAGGCGGCGAAGGCCCGGTCGCCGCAACGCACGCGCCGGTCTTGA
- a CDS encoding tripartite tricarboxylate transporter substrate binding protein produces the protein MQRRQLLLTASAVSATIAMPRFAIAQDFPSKPIRYIVPVAAGGGNDMIARVVAERWGRALGQPFVIDNQSGGGGVVACQNTARAAADGYTLMQGYVATHGTTPATRRVSYNAIKDFTPIGMIGATPNVLAINADVPAKTVAEFVDYVKRNPGKVSYGSAGAGSLTHMTMELFKQETGVVMVHVPYRGIAPAINDVLGGQTQAMFPGLAAALPHLRSGRMRALAVTGSKRSAQLKDVPTMDEVGFKGFDAMQWYGSVGPAGMPADVVRRLNETQVAVLKAPDLAEKLASEAVEPWPMTPDQFGKYIGSEIARWTALAKARNIQLDE, from the coding sequence ATGCAACGCCGCCAACTGCTGCTGACCGCTTCCGCGGTCTCGGCCACCATCGCGATGCCCCGCTTCGCCATCGCGCAGGACTTTCCGAGCAAGCCGATCCGCTACATCGTGCCGGTCGCCGCCGGCGGCGGCAACGACATGATCGCCCGCGTGGTCGCCGAACGCTGGGGCCGCGCGCTGGGCCAGCCCTTCGTCATCGACAACCAGAGCGGCGGCGGCGGCGTGGTGGCCTGCCAGAACACGGCGCGCGCCGCGGCCGACGGCTACACGCTGATGCAGGGCTATGTGGCGACCCACGGCACCACGCCCGCGACGCGCCGCGTGAGCTACAACGCGATCAAGGACTTCACGCCGATCGGCATGATCGGCGCCACGCCCAACGTGCTGGCCATCAATGCCGACGTGCCCGCGAAGACAGTGGCCGAGTTCGTCGACTACGTGAAGCGCAATCCCGGCAAGGTGAGCTACGGCTCGGCCGGCGCGGGCTCGCTCACGCACATGACGATGGAGCTGTTCAAGCAGGAGACCGGCGTGGTGATGGTGCACGTGCCGTACCGCGGCATCGCGCCGGCCATCAACGACGTGCTCGGCGGCCAGACCCAGGCCATGTTCCCGGGGCTCGCGGCGGCGCTGCCGCACCTGCGTTCGGGCCGCATGCGCGCGTTGGCCGTCACCGGCAGCAAGCGCAGCGCGCAGCTCAAGGACGTGCCGACGATGGACGAGGTCGGCTTCAAGGGCTTCGACGCGATGCAGTGGTACGGCTCGGTCGGCCCCGCGGGCATGCCGGCCGACGTGGTGCGCCGCCTCAACGAGACCCAGGTCGCGGTGCTCAAGGCGCCCGACCTTGCCGAGAAGCTCGCGAGCGAGGCCGTCGAGCCCTGGCCGATGACGCCCGACCAGTTCGGCAAGTACATCGGCTCGGAGATCGCACGCTGGACCGCGCTCGCCAAGGCCCGGAACATCCAGCTCGACGAGTAG
- a CDS encoding tripartite tricarboxylate transporter permease — protein sequence MEVLNNLAFGFSHALTMQNLLFCAIGCTVGTLVGLLPGLGPLATISLLLPLTYSIPTGGALIMLAGIYYGAQYGDSVSAITMKIPHASSIVACIDGYAMTLKGQTGLALFTAGFSSFVGGTIAIVVLAWMAPMLGEVAFLFGPADYCSMMLVGFVCVSFVTTGSLLNGLAMCFIGVLLGQIGTDVNSGMQRYTMDLPFLADGVGLVSIALGCFGIAEITKNLDAREERSPFNGKINLIPTWAEFKRIIPSALRGGAIGSFLGILPGGGPSIAQFAAYAIDKKVSKYKHEIGTGCIEGVAGQAAADEAAARTSFIPLMSIGIPENPVMALMLAAFVIKGIQPGPNMIASHPDLFWGLVASMWVGNCFLLALNVPLVRYWLSVFKIPYAVLFPSILFFCCIGTYSVNNSLDDIFITAVFGCLGYAFMRLELDAAPLMLGFILGPMLEENFRRAMLISRGSFGVFVNRPISATLLGLIGVFVVWQLVAFVRSIQKARRAGPAALPASEAHGA from the coding sequence ATGGAAGTCTTGAACAATCTCGCGTTCGGTTTCTCGCACGCGCTCACCATGCAGAACCTGCTGTTCTGCGCCATCGGCTGTACCGTGGGCACCCTGGTGGGCCTGCTGCCGGGCCTGGGCCCGCTGGCCACCATCAGCCTGCTGCTGCCGCTGACCTACTCGATCCCCACCGGCGGCGCGCTGATCATGCTGGCCGGCATCTACTACGGCGCCCAGTACGGCGACAGCGTGAGCGCGATCACGATGAAGATCCCGCATGCCAGCAGCATCGTGGCCTGTATCGACGGGTACGCGATGACGCTCAAGGGCCAGACCGGCCTGGCGCTGTTCACCGCGGGCTTCTCGAGCTTCGTGGGCGGCACCATCGCGATCGTCGTGCTGGCGTGGATGGCGCCGATGCTCGGCGAAGTGGCCTTCCTGTTCGGCCCGGCCGACTACTGCTCGATGATGCTCGTGGGCTTCGTGTGCGTGAGCTTCGTGACCACCGGCAGCCTGCTCAACGGCCTCGCGATGTGCTTCATCGGCGTGCTGCTCGGCCAGATCGGCACCGACGTCAACAGCGGCATGCAGCGCTACACCATGGACCTGCCCTTCCTCGCCGACGGCGTGGGCCTGGTGAGCATCGCGCTGGGCTGCTTCGGCATCGCCGAGATCACCAAGAACCTCGACGCGCGCGAGGAGCGCTCGCCCTTCAACGGCAAGATCAACCTGATCCCGACCTGGGCCGAGTTCAAGCGGATCATCCCGAGCGCGCTGCGCGGCGGTGCTATCGGTTCGTTCCTGGGCATCCTGCCCGGCGGCGGTCCCTCGATCGCCCAGTTCGCGGCCTACGCCATCGACAAGAAGGTCAGCAAGTACAAGCACGAGATCGGCACCGGCTGCATCGAAGGCGTGGCCGGCCAGGCCGCTGCCGACGAAGCCGCCGCGCGCACCAGCTTCATCCCGCTGATGAGCATCGGCATCCCCGAGAACCCGGTGATGGCGCTGATGCTGGCCGCGTTCGTGATCAAGGGCATCCAGCCCGGTCCGAACATGATCGCCAGCCACCCCGACCTGTTCTGGGGCCTGGTGGCCAGCATGTGGGTGGGCAACTGCTTCCTGCTCGCGCTCAACGTGCCGCTGGTGCGCTACTGGCTGTCGGTGTTCAAGATCCCGTACGCCGTGCTGTTCCCGTCGATCCTGTTCTTCTGCTGCATCGGCACCTACAGCGTCAACAACAGCCTCGACGACATCTTCATCACCGCCGTGTTCGGCTGCCTCGGCTATGCCTTCATGCGATTGGAACTGGACGCCGCGCCGCTGATGTTGGGCTTCATCCTCGGGCCGATGCTGGAGGAGAACTTCCGGCGCGCGATGCTGATCAGCCGCGGCAGCTTCGGCGTGTTCGTGAACCGCCCGATCAGCGCCACGCTGCTGGGCCTGATCGGCGTGTTCGTGGTGTGGCAGCTCGTGGCCTTCGTGCGCTCGATCCAGAAGGCGCGGCGCGCGGGGCCGGCGGCGTTGCCGGCGAGCGAGGCGCATGGGGCTTGA